The Aquidulcibacter paucihalophilus genomic interval TCGGCACGCAGGCCATGTCCCAGCCACCGAACATTCGGTGAGACGCTGCCCAACGGCCCAGCACCTGGATGTTGCGATGCCTCGGGTCGCGAGTAAGGATCACCATTAGCCCATCGATCTGCGCCGGCGGGCCCTCGATCACCTGAACAAAGCGGTCCTCACAAACGGCCAGAGCACCAGTGATCCCGCGGGCCCGGTTGTGGCGGTTTGCGACATCGAGAATGTCCGACAGATCCTTGTCCAGATCCTCTGTGGCCACTGCGCAGCTTCGATAGATCAGGCGCTGATACAGCATGCAGGATTTCTCTCTAGCAACTGTGCTCTATCCCGCGGCAAGCCGCCTGCTTGCTAGATTTTGAAGGTGTTGCAGGCCGCCGCTTAGGTAGAGAAGAATTTCGGCTTTTGCGGGCCATTTTCTACCGCGTGCCTAGCGGTCCACCATCAAGATCCTTCAGGTCCGGCGCGTCATCTGACGGCCCGCGAAAGAGCGTGAATACCGTTGTCCGATAGACCTGCCAGTAGCCGTTGCTGCGCCGCGCCAAACTCACAAACCGGCCGACAAAACTGGACCCATCCACAAAATCCTCGCGCAGCACATAGCGCGAAAGCGCAAGATCGCCGAATACATCGACGGAAACTGGCCACATCTGGGTGGAGATCGCTCCATTACCCGCAGCGTGCCAAGCCGCGACCCCGGGTAGATACTCTGCCCGTGCAACTTCATCACCATCGATCCACAGCGTGAAGTCGTCGTGGAACTGCGCCGCGAATGCATCGAGCCCGTCCCTTGTCAGCACAAGAGCGAGGTCGCGCTCCATAGTGAGCACGGCCTCTCCCTCATCCTGGGCTTGGGCTTGGGCTTGGGCTTGGGCTTGGGCTTGGGCTTGGGCTTGGGCCGATGAAGCGGAACTAATTGCAAGTACAATCGCAGCGAAGACGCAAAACGAGCGCGACCACAGCTTAAGCGTTTTGTAGAATGTCCTATACATTCGCGTTCGATGTCATCATGCTAATGCAGACTTACAATTCGAGGTCGATACCGGCTCGCGCCGGTAGTGCCAAATGTTGGACTACATCAACGGCTGTCGCGTAATCACCGGTGCCGAATAGTTGGCAAAATCCTCATGTCGAGCGACCTTTCCGTCGCGAATAGTCAGGATGGTCACCTGTTCTGCTCGCCATTGCTGGCCGAAGCCTTCTTCGCGCGTACGGCTGAGGGTGTTTACGTGTCCTGTGAAGACCACGATGCCGCCGCTCTCAAAAACGACCGGGAAGTCCAGAAACAGACCGATGATCCTACTGCTTTCTCCGAAGTCACGCAGCATGGCCAGAACGGCTTCGCTACCCCGGAACTCCTGACCGCCGAACTCCGGGCTGGTCCGATCCACAAGGACAAAATCCTCAGCCATAAAGGGAGCCATGGCGTCCCAGTCGGCCGCGGAATAGGCGGCGATATACTGCCGCGCGACCGCTTCTGCCGGGCTGACCGGG includes:
- a CDS encoding BLUF domain-containing protein; translated protein: MLYQRLIYRSCAVATEDLDKDLSDILDVANRHNRARGITGALAVCEDRFVQVIEGPPAQIDGLMVILTRDPRHRNIQVLGRWAASHRMFGGWDMACVPTLEMSVETRQLLRSATGGLALVTLLFSLVDSPSFSI
- a CDS encoding nuclear transport factor 2 family protein, encoding MERDLALVLTRDGLDAFAAQFHDDFTLWIDGDEVARAEYLPGVAAWHAAGNGAISTQMWPVSVDVFGDLALSRYVLREDFVDGSSFVGRFVSLARRSNGYWQVYRTTVFTLFRGPSDDAPDLKDLDGGPLGTR
- a CDS encoding nuclear transport factor 2 family protein, which encodes MFTGALPPMAPPNHLEMTVFHLFARSVLAATLLTTPVVLPAAAQPLAPAPQQSSSRPVSPAEAVARQYIAAYSAADWDAMAPFMAEDFVLVDRTSPEFGGQEFRGSEAVLAMLRDFGESSRIIGLFLDFPVVFESGGIVVFTGHVNTLSRTREEGFGQQWRAEQVTILTIRDGKVARHEDFANYSAPVITRQPLM